The proteins below come from a single Kosakonia sp. SMBL-WEM22 genomic window:
- the spy gene encoding ATP-independent periplasmic protein-refolding chaperone Spy, producing MRKLTALFVASTLAFGAASLAHADDAPAAPADAKPMMHHHKGKGPHEMMFQGLNLTDAQKAQIRDIMKSQREEMKRPPVEELRAMHEIVASDSFDKTKAEAQINKMDEQRKADMLRHMETQNKIYNILTPEQKKQFNANFEKRLTERPAAGDKMPPAPAE from the coding sequence ATGCGTAAATTGACTGCCCTGTTTGTTGCCTCTACCCTGGCCTTTGGTGCTGCAAGCCTTGCGCACGCTGATGATGCGCCGGCTGCACCGGCTGATGCCAAACCGATGATGCATCATCACAAAGGAAAAGGGCCGCATGAGATGATGTTCCAGGGCCTGAATCTTACCGATGCGCAGAAAGCGCAGATCCGCGACATCATGAAGAGCCAGCGTGAAGAGATGAAACGTCCGCCAGTAGAAGAGCTGCGCGCGATGCATGAGATCGTCGCCAGCGACAGCTTCGATAAAACCAAAGCCGAGGCGCAAATCAATAAGATGGATGAGCAGCGCAAAGCCGACATGCTCAGACATATGGAAACCCAGAACAAGATTTACAACATTCTGACGCCGGAACAGAAAAAACAGTTCAATGCTAATTTTGAGAAGCGTCTGACAGAACGTCCTGCCGCAGGCGATAAAATGCCTCCTGCACCGGCTGAATAA
- the ves gene encoding environmental stress-induced protein Ves, giving the protein MEFFDIRKMPVNLWRNGAGETREICCFPPATREFNWRASIASLAGNGEFSPFPGVDRVITLIEGGEVTLNGGSVRHTLKRHQPFTFAGDQPVKAELCEGRMSMDFNIMTRRDRCQANVRIADRTFTTFGSRGGVVFVLSGAWQLGDKLLTADQGACWQEGRQTLRLLRAEGQLLFSEITWLAGH; this is encoded by the coding sequence ATGGAATTCTTTGATATTCGCAAAATGCCAGTCAATCTCTGGCGAAATGGTGCAGGCGAAACGCGGGAAATATGCTGCTTTCCCCCCGCAACCCGCGAATTTAACTGGCGCGCCAGCATTGCCTCGCTGGCTGGGAATGGCGAATTTTCACCTTTTCCGGGCGTTGATCGCGTCATAACGCTGATTGAAGGCGGGGAAGTGACGCTCAACGGTGGCAGTGTGCGGCATACCTTAAAACGCCACCAGCCTTTTACCTTCGCAGGGGATCAGCCGGTCAAGGCTGAACTTTGCGAAGGCCGTATGTCGATGGATTTTAATATTATGACCCGTCGCGATCGCTGCCAGGCGAACGTGCGAATTGCCGATCGTACCTTCACCACCTTCGGTTCGCGCGGCGGTGTGGTCTTTGTGCTGAGCGGCGCATGGCAGTTGGGCGATAAACTGCTCACCGCCGATCAGGGCGCCTGCTGGCAGGAGGGGAGGCAGACCCTGCGGCTGCTGCGCGCCGAAGGGCAATTACTCTTTAGCGAGATCACGTGGCTGGCCGGGCATTAA
- the cho gene encoding excinuclease Cho, which yields MARRQSAPRLSFEAAAIYEYPEHLRQWLEAMPKHPGVYIFHGDSEAMPLYIGKSVNIRSRVMSHFRTPDEASMLRQSRRVSWICTAGEIGALLLEARLIKEQQPLFNKRLRRNRQLCSLRVEDGKPQVVYAREVDFSSSPHLFGLFANRRTALQALQSIADEEKLCYGLLGLEPLSRGRPCFRSALKRCAGACCGKESVEEHNSRFLAAMARMQLVCWPWQGPIGLKESFGEMTQYHIIHNWLWLGSVNTPGEAAALLRTPAGFDHDGYKILCKPLLSGEHEIVELA from the coding sequence GTGGCAAGGCGTCAATCGGCCCCGCGTCTTTCATTTGAGGCGGCGGCAATCTATGAATATCCAGAGCATTTGCGTCAGTGGCTTGAGGCGATGCCTAAGCACCCTGGCGTCTATATTTTTCATGGCGACAGCGAGGCGATGCCGCTCTACATCGGCAAAAGCGTCAATATTCGCAGCCGGGTAATGTCCCATTTCCGTACCCCGGATGAAGCCTCGATGCTGCGCCAGTCCCGGCGCGTCAGCTGGATCTGCACCGCCGGTGAGATTGGCGCGCTGCTGCTGGAAGCCAGGCTGATTAAAGAGCAGCAGCCGCTGTTTAATAAACGCCTGCGCCGTAATCGCCAGCTCTGCTCGCTGCGCGTGGAGGATGGGAAACCGCAGGTGGTCTACGCCCGCGAAGTAGACTTCTCCTCATCGCCGCATCTTTTTGGCCTGTTTGCCAACCGGCGCACAGCGCTGCAGGCGCTGCAATCTATCGCCGATGAAGAGAAGCTCTGTTACGGCCTGCTGGGTCTTGAACCGCTCAGCCGCGGCCGCCCCTGCTTTCGCTCGGCGTTAAAACGCTGCGCTGGTGCCTGCTGCGGAAAAGAGAGCGTGGAAGAGCACAACAGCCGTTTTCTCGCCGCGATGGCGCGCATGCAGCTGGTGTGCTGGCCGTGGCAGGGGCCGATCGGCTTAAAAGAGAGCTTTGGCGAGATGACGCAGTACCACATCATCCATAACTGGCTCTGGCTGGGTTCGGTCAACACGCCAGGCGAGGCGGCAGCCTTGCTACGCACACCCGCCGGGTTCGATCACGATGGCTATAAAATTCTCTGTAAACCGCTGCTGTCGGGCGAGCACGAGATCGTTGAGCTGGCTTAA
- the nadE gene encoding ammonia-dependent NAD(+) synthetase, with protein sequence MALQQEIIQALGVKPTINAEEEVRRSVDFLKTYLKTYPFIKSLVLGISGGQDSTLAGKISQLAISELREESGDSELQFIAVRLPYGAQADEQDCQDAIAFIKPDRVLTVNIKASVLASEQALRDTGIELSDFVRGNEKARERMKAQYSIAGMCKGIVVGTDHAAEAVTGFYTKYGDGGTDINPLFRLNKRQGKQLLAHLGCPEHLYKKAPTADLEDDRPSLPDEAALGVTYENIDDYLEGKKLDEATARIIEGWYVKTEHKRRPPITIFDDFWKKQ encoded by the coding sequence CACTGGGCGTCAAGCCAACTATCAATGCCGAAGAAGAAGTTCGCCGCAGCGTGGATTTTCTGAAAACGTATCTGAAAACCTATCCCTTTATTAAGTCGCTGGTGCTTGGCATTAGCGGTGGTCAGGACTCGACGCTGGCGGGAAAAATCTCCCAGTTAGCCATCTCCGAGCTGCGTGAAGAGAGCGGCGACAGCGAGTTACAGTTTATCGCCGTGCGTCTGCCCTATGGCGCGCAGGCAGATGAACAGGATTGCCAGGACGCGATTGCCTTTATCAAACCTGACCGCGTTCTGACCGTGAATATCAAAGCGTCGGTGCTGGCAAGCGAGCAGGCACTGCGCGATACCGGCATTGAGCTGAGCGACTTTGTGCGTGGGAATGAGAAAGCGCGCGAGCGTATGAAAGCGCAGTACAGCATCGCCGGGATGTGCAAAGGGATCGTTGTCGGAACCGATCATGCCGCCGAAGCGGTCACCGGGTTCTACACCAAGTATGGCGATGGCGGCACCGATATTAACCCGCTCTTCCGCCTCAATAAGCGTCAGGGCAAACAGCTGCTGGCACACCTGGGCTGCCCCGAGCATCTCTATAAGAAAGCGCCGACTGCCGATCTGGAAGATGATCGCCCTTCTCTGCCGGATGAAGCGGCGCTCGGCGTCACCTACGAGAATATCGACGACTATCTGGAAGGCAAAAAGCTGGATGAAGCGACCGCCCGCATTATTGAGGGCTGGTATGTGAAGACCGAGCACAAGCGCCGTCCGCCCATCACTATTTTCGATGATTTCTGGAAAAAGCAGTAA